A window from Haloarchaeobius amylolyticus encodes these proteins:
- a CDS encoding acyl-CoA dehydrogenase family protein: MEYTDSETARDLAARARAFVEEYVVPVEREHLGGEPVDEATIADLRAKAREHDVYAPQMPEEYGGLGLDFRDVLPLFEEAGRSLLGPSAMRIAAPDEGNMHTLELVGTEAQKEEWLRPLVAGDIRSAFSMTEPHDGGGSDPKMIRTTAEKDGDEWVINGHKWWTTQGSEADLLIVMARTDPDAHPYRGTSLFLVPADTEGVEIVRDIPHVGGNVTGGSHAEILYEDVRVPEENLLGTENAGFKHAQQRLGPARLTHCMRFSGMAQRALDVTTAYTSEREAFGSPLAEKQAIRYEIADAEIQLHAARTMIRDAADRIAAGEEARIPVAMAKVFTANTVQDIIDTCVQFCGGNGIGKDLPLADFYEDVRAFRIIDGADEVHRRVIAREAFDDVDESELDVLTRFGEPNR, encoded by the coding sequence ATGGAGTACACCGATTCCGAGACCGCACGAGACCTCGCGGCCCGGGCACGGGCGTTCGTCGAGGAGTACGTCGTTCCGGTCGAACGCGAGCATCTGGGCGGCGAGCCGGTGGACGAGGCGACCATCGCGGACCTGCGCGCGAAGGCTCGCGAGCACGACGTCTACGCCCCGCAGATGCCCGAGGAGTACGGTGGCCTCGGCCTCGACTTCCGCGACGTGTTGCCCCTCTTCGAAGAGGCGGGCCGCAGCCTGCTCGGCCCGAGCGCGATGCGCATCGCAGCCCCCGACGAGGGCAACATGCACACGCTCGAACTGGTCGGCACCGAGGCCCAGAAGGAGGAGTGGCTGCGCCCCCTCGTGGCCGGCGACATCCGGTCGGCGTTCTCGATGACGGAACCCCACGACGGCGGCGGCTCCGACCCCAAGATGATCCGCACGACGGCCGAGAAAGATGGCGACGAGTGGGTCATCAATGGCCACAAGTGGTGGACGACGCAGGGCTCGGAGGCCGACCTGCTCATCGTCATGGCCCGGACCGACCCCGACGCCCACCCCTACCGGGGCACCTCGCTGTTCCTCGTCCCGGCCGACACCGAGGGCGTCGAGATCGTCCGTGACATCCCCCACGTCGGCGGGAACGTCACCGGCGGGAGCCACGCCGAGATACTGTACGAGGACGTGCGGGTCCCCGAGGAGAACCTCCTCGGCACCGAGAACGCGGGCTTCAAGCACGCCCAGCAGCGCCTCGGTCCCGCCCGCCTCACCCACTGCATGCGCTTCTCCGGGATGGCCCAGCGCGCCCTCGACGTGACCACCGCCTACACCAGCGAGCGCGAGGCGTTCGGCTCACCTCTCGCGGAGAAGCAGGCCATCCGGTACGAGATCGCCGACGCCGAGATACAGCTCCACGCCGCGAGGACGATGATACGCGACGCGGCCGACCGCATCGCCGCGGGTGAGGAGGCGCGCATCCCCGTCGCGATGGCGAAGGTGTTCACCGCGAACACCGTCCAGGACATCATCGACACCTGCGTCCAGTTCTGCGGCGGCAACGGCATCGGGAAGGACCTGCCCCTCGCGGACTTCTACGAGGACGTCCGCGCCTTCCGCATCATCGACGGGGCCGACGAGGTCCACAGACGCGTCATCGCCCGCGAGGCGTTCGACGACGTGGACGAGTCCGAACTCGACGTGCTGACGCGCTTCGGCGAGCCGAACCGGTGA
- a CDS encoding phosphotransferase family protein produces MTDPHTDESYFDRLVDEDALESYLRRELGDAESFAVEHHQEGHSNETLFVTWGDRELVIRRPPPGETADTAHDVLREYRVMAALQDTDVPVPGTVRACDDHDVLGADFYVMDRVEGHVLREREPEVFAAPEHRRRIGEELVDTLASIHAVDPEAVGLGEFGRAPGYTQRQVDRWQKQLGWAFQVTAEEREVPTLHRVGEWLQDNVPEDHPETLVHGDYKLDNVMFAPEAPPELVAVFDWEMSTLGDPLADFGWMLSYWRDAKDPEPAVPELTATFMQDEDYPTRRELVDRYEAQTGFTFERDRFYRALAVYKLAGLGEMFFRRYLEGNSDDPMYPLMEDRVPALADRAERIIEGDEPL; encoded by the coding sequence GTGACCGACCCACACACAGACGAGTCCTACTTCGACCGACTCGTCGACGAGGACGCCCTGGAGTCGTACCTGCGCCGGGAACTCGGTGACGCCGAATCCTTCGCCGTCGAACACCACCAGGAGGGCCACTCGAACGAGACGCTGTTCGTCACCTGGGGCGACCGCGAGCTCGTCATCCGGCGGCCGCCACCGGGCGAGACCGCCGACACCGCCCACGACGTGTTGCGGGAGTACCGCGTCATGGCGGCCCTGCAGGACACCGACGTGCCGGTTCCCGGGACCGTCCGCGCCTGCGACGACCACGACGTCCTCGGCGCGGACTTCTACGTGATGGACCGGGTCGAGGGGCACGTGCTGCGCGAGCGCGAGCCCGAGGTGTTCGCCGCGCCCGAGCACCGCCGGCGCATCGGCGAGGAACTCGTCGACACGCTCGCGAGCATCCACGCGGTCGACCCCGAAGCGGTCGGCCTCGGCGAGTTCGGTCGGGCGCCCGGGTACACCCAGCGACAGGTCGACCGCTGGCAGAAGCAACTCGGCTGGGCGTTCCAGGTCACGGCCGAGGAGCGCGAGGTCCCGACCCTCCACCGCGTCGGCGAGTGGCTCCAGGACAACGTCCCCGAGGACCACCCCGAGACGCTGGTCCACGGCGACTACAAGCTCGACAACGTCATGTTCGCGCCCGAGGCTCCGCCGGAGCTGGTGGCCGTCTTCGACTGGGAGATGAGCACCCTCGGCGACCCGCTGGCCGACTTCGGCTGGATGCTGTCGTACTGGCGCGACGCGAAGGACCCCGAGCCCGCGGTTCCCGAACTGACGGCGACGTTCATGCAGGACGAGGACTACCCGACCCGGCGGGAGCTGGTCGACCGCTACGAGGCCCAGACCGGGTTCACGTTCGAACGCGACCGGTTCTACCGGGCACTGGCGGTGTACAAGCTCGCCGGGCTCGGCGAGATGTTCTTCCGGCGCTACCTCGAGGGGAACAGCGACGACCCGATGTATCCCCTGATGGAGGACCGCGTGCCGGCGCTGGCCGACCGGGCCGAGCGCATCATCGAGGGCGACGAGCCGCTCTGA
- a CDS encoding sensor histidine kinase, whose protein sequence is MESGHYLDQLLDCSSSLLTLVDDDGVVSFASGSSQRVLGYDSGTLVGDHLSEYVHPDDQPLFRRMLADGSVMPVDTVEFRVRDAGGAWRWFEATATVLAEDATESVVVDLRDVTARKRAERQLETIFENTTDAVYVKSLDGRYEWMNEAGAALFGRDPTEVVGKTDDDIFDAGSAGKIATIDRHIVETGTTDRRETVRHIDGRRLVFVDEKFPQFNEDGEVSRIIGISRDVTERKQREHELERVKEEYQTVFENSQDALFLLSVDGDEVRFSRFNPTEEFVTGLSSEQVHGKTPVEAFGEELGGQMEVNYRRCLERRAPISYEEELDLPGGFRTWHTKLAPVVIDGEVTQIVGSASDISEEREHREQLEALHGATRRLIDAESREGLAEVVVDAAEQLLGYPWSSVWYVCDAGTDLVLSADSGHFVRGDGAEHEHPGGGWLWELFEGGETETVDDVPVDAFPANVPLGSAIVAPFGADGLVVCATEESRVFDATDVALVQILAQNVETALAGLDRQRELERQNERLDEFAGVISHDLRNPLSVASIRLELAREETDSEHLDRLDGALDRMEELIEDVLTLARQGRVIDEPKATDISAICYNAWENVETGHAELTVETNGTNPFVRADPSRVTELFENLFRNCIEHGGDGVSVRVDQFDGGFAVEDDGPGISRSAREHVFESGYTSSATGTGFGLAIVEAIAEAHGWECSVTAGEDGGARFEFSGVESVRQP, encoded by the coding sequence ATGGAGAGTGGGCACTACCTCGACCAGTTGCTCGACTGCTCGTCGTCGTTGCTGACGCTCGTGGACGACGACGGCGTGGTGTCGTTCGCCAGCGGGTCGAGCCAGCGCGTCCTGGGGTACGACTCGGGGACCCTCGTCGGGGACCACCTCTCGGAGTACGTCCACCCGGACGACCAGCCGCTGTTCCGGCGGATGCTGGCCGACGGGAGCGTCATGCCGGTCGACACAGTCGAGTTCCGGGTGCGCGATGCCGGCGGGGCCTGGCGCTGGTTCGAGGCGACGGCGACCGTGCTGGCCGAGGACGCGACCGAGTCGGTGGTCGTCGACCTGCGGGACGTCACCGCCCGCAAACGGGCCGAACGACAGCTCGAGACGATATTCGAGAACACGACGGACGCGGTGTACGTCAAGTCCCTCGACGGCCGGTACGAGTGGATGAACGAGGCCGGTGCCGCGTTGTTCGGCCGTGACCCGACTGAGGTCGTCGGCAAGACCGACGACGACATCTTCGACGCCGGGAGTGCCGGGAAGATAGCGACCATCGACCGCCACATCGTCGAGACGGGGACGACGGACAGACGGGAGACGGTCAGGCACATCGATGGCAGGCGCCTGGTCTTCGTCGACGAGAAGTTCCCACAGTTCAACGAGGACGGGGAGGTCTCGCGGATCATCGGTATCAGCAGGGACGTGACCGAGCGCAAGCAGCGCGAGCACGAACTCGAACGGGTCAAAGAGGAGTACCAGACCGTCTTCGAGAACTCACAGGACGCACTCTTTCTCCTCTCCGTCGACGGCGACGAGGTCCGGTTCTCGCGGTTCAACCCGACCGAGGAGTTCGTGACGGGGCTCTCATCGGAACAAGTCCACGGCAAGACGCCGGTCGAGGCGTTCGGCGAGGAACTCGGCGGCCAGATGGAGGTGAACTACCGACGGTGCCTGGAGCGACGGGCACCCATCTCCTACGAGGAGGAACTCGACCTCCCGGGCGGGTTCCGGACGTGGCACACCAAGCTCGCCCCGGTCGTCATCGACGGGGAGGTGACACAGATCGTCGGCTCGGCCTCCGACATCAGCGAAGAACGCGAGCACAGGGAACAGCTGGAGGCACTCCACGGCGCGACCCGGCGCCTCATCGACGCCGAGTCGCGCGAGGGGCTGGCCGAGGTCGTCGTCGACGCCGCCGAACAGTTGCTCGGGTACCCGTGGTCGTCGGTGTGGTACGTCTGTGACGCCGGCACCGACCTCGTCCTGTCGGCCGACTCCGGCCACTTCGTCCGTGGTGACGGCGCAGAACACGAGCATCCGGGCGGTGGCTGGCTGTGGGAACTGTTCGAGGGTGGCGAGACCGAGACGGTCGACGACGTGCCGGTGGACGCCTTCCCGGCGAACGTGCCACTGGGCAGTGCCATCGTCGCCCCGTTCGGGGCAGACGGCCTCGTTGTGTGTGCGACCGAGGAGTCCCGGGTGTTCGACGCGACCGACGTGGCGCTCGTCCAGATACTCGCCCAGAACGTCGAGACGGCACTCGCCGGCCTCGACCGCCAACGGGAACTCGAACGACAGAACGAGCGCCTCGACGAGTTCGCGGGCGTCATCAGTCACGACCTCCGGAACCCGCTGAGCGTCGCGAGCATCCGGCTCGAACTCGCCCGCGAGGAGACCGACAGCGAGCACCTCGACAGGCTCGATGGCGCACTCGACCGGATGGAAGAGCTCATCGAAGACGTGCTGACGCTGGCGCGGCAGGGTCGCGTCATCGACGAACCGAAGGCCACCGACATCAGCGCGATCTGTTACAACGCCTGGGAGAACGTCGAGACGGGCCACGCCGAGTTGACCGTGGAGACGAACGGGACGAACCCGTTCGTGCGGGCGGACCCCTCACGGGTCACGGAACTGTTCGAGAACCTGTTCCGGAACTGTATCGAACACGGCGGCGACGGCGTCTCGGTCCGGGTCGACCAGTTCGACGGCGGGTTCGCCGTCGAGGACGACGGCCCGGGTATCTCGCGGTCGGCGCGAGAGCACGTGTTCGAGTCCGGGTACACCTCCTCGGCGACCGGGACCGGGTTCGGCCTGGCCATCGTGGAGGCCATCGCCGAGGCACACGGCTGGGAGTGCTCGGTGACGGCGGGCGAGGACGGCGGCGCCCGGTTCGAGTTCTCGGGCGTCGAGTCGGTCAGGCAACCGTAG